The Salvelinus namaycush isolate Seneca chromosome 31, SaNama_1.0, whole genome shotgun sequence genomic interval CAcaccacatacagtgccttgggaaagtattcagaccccttgacttttcaaaatgtgttacgttacagccttacaaTATTGATGTAATAaaaacaaatcctcagcaatctacacacaataccccataatgaaaggGAAAACAGTTGAAATTTTACCAAATGAATTAAATcgaaaacagataccttatttacataagtattcagaccctttgctatgaggctcgaaattgagctcaggtgcatcatgtttccattgatcattcttgatgtttctacaacttgactggagtccacctgtggtaaattcaattgattggacatgacttggaaaggcacacaactgtctagaaaaaggtcccacagttgacagtgcatgtcagtgtaaaaaccaagccatgaggtcgaaggaattgtccgtagagctccgagacaggattgtgtcaagacacaggactggggaagggtaccaatacatttctgtagcatggaaagtccccaagaacacagtgccctctatcattcttaaatggaagaagtttggaacccccaagactcttcctagagctggctgcccggccaaactgagcagtcgggggagaagggccttcttcagggaggtgaccaagaacctgatggtcactctgacagagctctagagttcctctgtggagatgtgagaactttccagaaagacaaccatctctgcagcactctaccaatcagatctttatggtagagtggacagaaggaaaccactcctcagtaaaaggcacatgacagcccgcttggagtttgccaaaaggtacctaaagactcgcagaccatgagaaacaagattctgtggtctgatgaaaccaagattgaacactttggcctgaatgccaagcttcacgtctggaggaaacctgtcaccatccctatggtgaagcatggtggtagcagcatcatgctgtggggatgtttttcagcggcagggactggttgactagtcaggatcaagggaaagatgaacggagcaaagtacagagatcctcctgaccgttgtgcagatctgatccgcaactacagaaaacgtttggttgagtttattgctgccaaaggagggtcaaccagttattaaatccaagggttcacatactttttccaccctacgcttaatgtttacacggtgtgttcaataaagacatgaaaacgtataattgtttgttattagtttaagcagactgtctattgttgtgacctataTGAAGTTCAGAtgaaattttatgaccaatttatgcagaaatccaggtaattccactGTAGCTCGAAGGTCTGCTTCATTCGAGCTCAGCATACACTTCCGCCGTCTTTTCCTTCTTCCAAAGGCATCACTGGGGCTTTATCTATTCGTCTGGAGGGGTCCTAACGGTTGTTGATTTGTCAGGTTATTCAGAGTCATGGCTGCAGTGGGGTACTGCAGTTTCGCAAGGCCCCCACCAATGTCAATTATTAAAAACATTTTACGAAAACATTTTGTTTTAGGAAAACAATTACTGCAATTCTCCAAATGTTGCCATGGTGCAGGGAGACCATTTGCAGATGTATAGCCagtctcatgctattctacaaaTGTTGCCATGAGGCTGAGGAAATGttagtgggtggggttatatccttcctgtttggccctgtccgggggtatcatcggatagggccacagtgtctcctgacccctcctgtctcagcccccagtatttatgctgcagtagtttatgtgtcggggggctagggtcagtttgttatatctggagtacttctcctgtcttatccggtgtcctgtgtgaatttaagtatgctctctctaattctctctttctttctctctctcggaggacctgagccctaggaccatgcctcaggacgacctggcatgatgactccttgctgtccccagtccacctggccgtgctgctgctccagtttcaactgttctgcctgcggctatggaaccctgacctgttcaccggatgtgctacctgtcccagacctgctgttttcaactctctagagaccgcaggagcggtagagatactcttaatgatcggctatgaaaagccaactgacatttactcctgaggtgctggcttgctgcaccctcgacaactactgtgattattattatttgaccatgctggtcatttatgaacattttggccatgttctgttataatctccacccggcacagccagaagaggactggccacccctcatagcctggttcctctctaggtttcttcctaggttttggcctttctagggagtttttcctagccaccgtgcttctacacctgcattgcttgctgttaggggttttaggctgggtttctgtacatcactttgagatatcagctgatgtacgaagggctatataaataaatttgatttgatttaatgtttTAAAGATTGGCAGGGCAATCCGTCTGGTTGGCTGCGCAACTGCATTGCATTAATGATCATACTGAACACAGCGGTAAGATTCGAATTGTGCCCGCGTGAGGGAGGTTGAAGAACAGAACATTAGCTATCTCGGAAACACTTAAAGTCAACTACGAGTTGATAACTTTAGGTAAGTTACTCTGTGTTACTTGGATTTTTAACGTCAGGAAATGTTTTTGACTAACTGGACGGTTGAGCCAGTGAGGATTCAGATAAGCTAGCTAACtatctagctagttaacgttagctaacttagctagccatCGTTGTGACTAACGTTACagtttttttaatgtaatattattgaacctttatttaactaggcaagtcagttaagaacaaattcgtatttacaatgacggtctaccaaaaGGCATCCTCCAGGGACGGTGGCTGGggttaaaaatataaaataaaatacaattataggacaaaacacgcatcacgacaagagacaccacaacactactatATACGTAAAGACATAAGACAACATAGCattgtagcagcacaaaacatggtacaaacattatttggcACAGGGCAACaaggtagagacagcaatacatcacgcgaagcagccacaattgtcagtaagtgtccatgatttaaCTCGATGTGGTTGAATGCAGCCAGCTACTCGAAATTCAAATATTGAGCTAGATAGGATTGACAGTCTAGGAGGTTGATTATGTATTTTCACGTCCTAGCtagtccccccctccctccccaaaaCTTTACATATAACTAGTTACTGTAAGAATGTTGTAAAGCTTCAAATGCGTTCTTTATTGGCAACTGTTACTTGTAACGTTTTTAGAAGGGCATTGTTTTCCTGAAGCTTTGTTTTTTGAGACAAAAGACATCAAGcgacaacaaaaacaaacaatggGGTAATTAACCgttatattttgggttatgatAGTGGAAGACATTTAATAAGCCCATGAGGCATTTAGGCTAAGGCATTCTTCAAGATTCATATGTCAAAATGAACATTGACTGAACAGCAGGAAGTCTTCCAGcctgtgcctttttttttttttttttcattttaatGAACAGCTGGTCCTTTTCCCATCTTCCTTTTCAGCAATATGAGTCATTGTGAGCTTGAGGATATAACCCTGCACTTGAATGACAGGATTTCATCCACAAGACGTGTCTTGGAGCTGCGGACAATTGGTATGATGaactgagatgtgtgtgtgtatatgtatatatatatatatatagcttgtTATCTCATGTATTTAAACAATGTTTCATCTAACAGGAACTCAATGGTTTTGCATAACTTAATTTAAACTTATCATGATTTATTCCCAATTTTCAGCAAAAGATCAAGACAAGCGGGTCATTCTAGGGAAGATAGGACAAGATATCCTTGCAATAGATGGACTCCTTGACCAGTTTGAGAAATGTGTTGGCCGCCAAAAAGACCTACTGAAGCATTTAAAGGTATTTCATGCATTCTTCACAATACATTTTTAGATGGGTTCTTTTAGCTTGTCTGGATTGCAATATCTTTAAGTATGCTATTTGTACTGTATGTCAGTGTGAaatttgttttttcctttcacaGGAACTAGAGGGTTTCTTCGAGGAGGATGTGAAGGATGGAAAGAACCTTAGGGACAACATGCCCACACACATGCCCAGGAAGGGACAGCCAGCAGTCCAGtaaggatagtgtgtgtgtgttggaggatGTCATAATTTTaaaaatttaactaggcaagtcagttaagaaaaaaatcgtatttacaatgacggccaaaccgttacgacgctgggccagttgtgcttcgccctatgggactcccaatcacagccggttgtgatacagcctggaatcgaactagcatctgtagtgacgcctctagcactgagatgcagtgccttagaccgctgcgccactcgggagcccagaggAGAAGCTACTGAGTACAAACCAAGTAAATGTGTTGTCCTCTATTTTGCCCCTCCTTTGATATCCCAGTGGAATAGGGCCTGCGGGTCAGAGTGGACCTGTGAATGTGCAGCCAGTCCAGCAGGTTCACACCAGGAAAACCTCCAAAAACCAGATCAGAGAGATGGAATTCATCACCAGCCCAGAGTTTGATACCATCCCTCAGTGAGTCTTCCTCAGCAGCACTATATCCACATACTGCAATGCagctttatttatttaaatgttttttttctttattattgTAAGATATCTttcctctgtaactctctctctctctctctctctctctctctctctctctctctctaggtacaTG includes:
- the ska1 gene encoding spindle and kinetochore-associated protein 1, with the protein product MSHCELEDITLHLNDRISSTRRVLELRTIAKDQDKRVILGKIGQDILAIDGLLDQFEKCVGRQKDLLKHLKELEGFFEEDVKDGKNLRDNMPTHMPRKGQPAVHGIGPAGQSGPVNVQPVQQVHTRKTSKNQIREMEFITSPEFDTIPQYMKGRLTYEQLNTAVESINTAVTGKYKILNQSAKTLNNATRKLHQRFKEEENKDTKGLFFIVEADIKEFTQMKVDKRFQSILSMLRHCQRLREQRGGGITRYVLL